One genomic region from Fervidobacterium gondwanense DSM 13020 encodes:
- a CDS encoding TspO/MBR family protein: MSKRAKAMISGILLVLTLVINTLGALGFINGRSQKDISDSYPTLITPAPSTFSIWSLIYTLLIISVIFMIIRAKDEYYGDVVDELSFLFWLSCIFNIVWIVLFSFDLIGLSTIAIFALLITDVLIVQKIGKLQTQRRFLFPVTFGLYSGWLFIATVANITLWLVSINWSGFGISPEVWGIVILLVAVVLTWLVLTRIKNAIFPLPIAWAYFGIYKNLTSPEGYNNQYTLLPKIAIIGAIILILLAVFQFYRNKFCSMPIRVMK; the protein is encoded by the coding sequence ATGAGTAAAAGAGCAAAAGCTATGATTAGCGGTATTTTGCTTGTATTGACTCTTGTCATAAATACCTTGGGAGCTTTAGGCTTCATCAACGGGCGTTCGCAAAAGGATATTTCAGATTCGTATCCCACATTGATAACACCTGCTCCTTCAACATTCAGCATCTGGAGTTTGATTTATACTCTCTTAATTATTTCGGTTATATTCATGATAATTAGGGCAAAAGACGAATATTATGGTGATGTTGTCGATGAACTCAGCTTTCTCTTCTGGTTATCATGCATTTTCAATATTGTTTGGATTGTGCTATTCTCTTTTGATCTAATTGGACTTTCAACCATTGCGATTTTTGCTCTGCTTATAACAGACGTACTGATAGTTCAGAAAATTGGTAAGCTACAAACTCAAAGAAGGTTCTTGTTCCCTGTCACATTTGGTTTATATTCAGGCTGGCTGTTTATTGCAACGGTTGCAAACATTACTCTATGGCTTGTGAGTATTAATTGGAGCGGATTTGGAATTTCACCAGAAGTATGGGGCATAGTGATACTTCTTGTTGCAGTCGTACTCACATGGCTTGTGTTAACGAGAATAAAGAACGCAATCTTTCCTTTGCCTATCGCATGGGCATATTTTGGCATCTATAAAAACCTGACCTCACCAGAGGGTTATAACAATCAGTACACATTATTACCGAAGATAGCAATAATTGGTGCAATTATACTGATTTTGCTTGCTGTATTCCAATTTTATAGAAATAAATTCTGTTCAATGCCCATAAGAGTGATGAAATAA